Proteins co-encoded in one Mycobacterium mantenii genomic window:
- a CDS encoding CbbQ/NirQ/NorQ/GpvN family protein — MFPSSEVSELLNSRPAAVHAVSEAPFYKAVGDEVEVFQAAAGRGLPVLLKGPTGCGKTRFVEAMAHGLGRELITVAGHEDMTSADLVGRFLLKGGETVWVDGPLTRAVREGAIFYLDEVVEARQDTTVVIHPLADHRRELPVDRLGTTLSAAPGFQLVISYNPGYQSVLKNLKESTRQRFIAIELGFPPVDIETQVVAHEAGIDHEAARTLVKLGNAIRNLNGSPLREVSSTRMLILTGGLVAEGLSLRSAVQAAIVQSLSDDRDVNRALGELVDAVLPRT; from the coding sequence ATGTTCCCATCGAGCGAGGTAAGTGAGTTGCTGAATAGTCGACCCGCGGCAGTTCACGCCGTCTCGGAAGCGCCGTTCTATAAGGCCGTCGGCGACGAGGTGGAGGTCTTTCAGGCGGCGGCCGGTCGCGGTTTGCCAGTGCTGCTGAAGGGCCCGACCGGCTGCGGCAAGACCCGGTTCGTCGAAGCGATGGCCCACGGGCTGGGCCGCGAACTGATCACAGTGGCCGGCCACGAGGACATGACGTCGGCCGACTTGGTGGGACGGTTCCTGCTCAAGGGCGGTGAAACGGTCTGGGTGGACGGGCCGTTGACCCGGGCGGTGCGCGAGGGCGCGATCTTCTATCTGGACGAGGTGGTCGAGGCGCGACAGGACACCACCGTCGTCATCCATCCGCTTGCCGATCACCGCCGTGAGCTTCCGGTCGACCGGCTGGGCACGACGTTGTCGGCGGCGCCGGGGTTTCAGCTGGTGATCTCCTACAACCCCGGCTACCAGAGCGTGCTGAAGAACCTCAAGGAGTCGACCCGTCAGCGGTTCATCGCCATCGAGCTCGGCTTCCCACCCGTCGATATCGAGACGCAGGTGGTGGCCCACGAAGCCGGGATTGATCACGAGGCCGCGCGGACTCTGGTCAAGCTCGGCAACGCTATCCGCAACCTAAACGGTTCGCCGCTGCGGGAAGTGTCCTCCACCCGGATGCTGATCCTCACCGGCGGGCTCGTCGCTGAAGGGCTGAGCCTGCGCAGCGCCGTGCAGGCAGCCATCGTGCAGAGCCTGTCCGATGACCGCGACGTCAACCGCGCGCTCGGTGAACTGGTCGATGCCGTCCTGCCTCGGACGTGA
- a CDS encoding spirocyclase AveC family protein, which yields MSHVVGKKGAPSTTESLAGVGSLGAQPQSKIKPVHIWAAVGGAILAFQLYVVISWLSGANFERVPAGPSDPPLAMKVILVTFTVLCLGGLPIAIYYFIVRPWRRERRITLDGMLIGACGAMFFQDPLLNYFNTWSTYNTWLWNRGSWVQNIPGWQSFGKPGAMMAEPALINVGGYAFVVLLCTILGCWVMRKVKERFPNISTVGLIGVTFGYTVLWDLVMEGLIFLPMGFFTYPGAIRAVSLNAGTYYQWPIYEGLMWGGVQAGLCCLRYFTDDRGRTFVERGLDSVRGGFAKQQGIRFLAIFGGVSAFFFVLYNIPAQWVAMHQDPWPADLLKRSYFLMGICGADTDRPCPDPALPVPLKNSGYINHDGQLVLPDGVKLPVNVPIERGK from the coding sequence ATGAGCCACGTCGTGGGTAAGAAGGGAGCACCTTCTACGACGGAGTCGCTCGCTGGTGTGGGCTCGCTTGGTGCCCAGCCCCAGTCGAAGATCAAGCCGGTGCACATCTGGGCCGCCGTGGGCGGCGCGATTCTCGCTTTCCAGCTGTACGTGGTTATCAGCTGGCTCAGCGGGGCCAACTTCGAGCGAGTGCCGGCGGGGCCGAGCGATCCGCCGCTGGCGATGAAGGTAATCCTCGTGACGTTCACCGTCTTGTGCTTGGGCGGTTTGCCGATCGCCATCTATTACTTCATCGTCCGGCCGTGGCGGCGCGAGCGCAGGATCACCCTCGACGGCATGCTGATCGGCGCCTGCGGTGCGATGTTCTTCCAAGATCCGCTGCTGAACTACTTCAACACGTGGAGCACCTACAACACCTGGCTGTGGAACCGGGGCTCGTGGGTGCAGAACATTCCGGGCTGGCAGTCGTTCGGGAAACCGGGGGCCATGATGGCCGAACCCGCCCTGATCAACGTGGGCGGATATGCGTTCGTCGTGCTGCTGTGCACAATCCTCGGCTGCTGGGTCATGCGCAAAGTCAAGGAGCGATTCCCCAACATCAGCACGGTTGGCCTCATCGGCGTCACGTTCGGCTACACGGTTTTATGGGACCTCGTCATGGAGGGTCTGATCTTCCTTCCCATGGGCTTTTTCACCTACCCGGGCGCCATCCGGGCAGTGTCGCTCAACGCGGGCACCTACTACCAGTGGCCGATCTACGAGGGCCTGATGTGGGGTGGCGTGCAAGCAGGCCTGTGCTGCCTGCGGTACTTCACCGACGACCGCGGACGGACGTTCGTCGAGCGAGGACTGGACAGCGTCCGAGGAGGGTTTGCCAAGCAGCAAGGCATCCGTTTCCTGGCGATCTTCGGCGGAGTCAGCGCGTTCTTCTTCGTGCTCTACAACATCCCGGCCCAGTGGGTCGCCATGCACCAAGATCCCTGGCCAGCGGACCTCTTGAAGCGCTCGTACTTCCTGATGGGCATTTGCGGCGCGGACACGGACCGGCCGTGTCCCGACCCCGCGCTGCCAGTGCCGCTGAAGAATTCCGGCTACATCAATCACGACGGTCAGCTTGTTCTTCCAGATGGCGTCAAGCTTCCCGTCAATGTTCCCATCGAGCGAGGTAAGTGA
- a CDS encoding TetR/AcrR family transcriptional regulator produces MVESWTRERRLEHTRSLLLDAAEEVFAEKGFMAATLDEIARTAGYTKGGLYKHFAAKEDLFLAVSGRYWQRFFDNFTELMGTSTKLGARELDDIAERWRELGHERGTAHAALGHEFTLYLLRNPEARERVAAKRSEVVEALEKFIVEKINQLGAGLVIPASTFAHVLITTSDAVVLGTQLDDVDLYRPMLEMYVSVIKMP; encoded by the coding sequence ATGGTTGAGAGTTGGACGCGGGAGCGGCGTCTCGAGCACACCCGTTCACTTCTTCTGGACGCGGCAGAGGAGGTCTTTGCCGAAAAGGGCTTTATGGCGGCGACTCTCGACGAGATTGCACGTACGGCCGGCTACACGAAAGGCGGGCTCTACAAGCACTTCGCCGCGAAGGAAGATCTCTTCCTCGCCGTCAGCGGCCGGTATTGGCAGCGTTTCTTCGACAACTTCACCGAACTGATGGGCACATCTACAAAGCTGGGGGCGCGTGAACTCGACGATATCGCCGAGCGCTGGCGTGAACTGGGTCATGAACGCGGCACTGCACATGCCGCGTTAGGACACGAGTTCACGCTGTATCTGCTTCGTAATCCCGAGGCGCGGGAACGGGTGGCCGCCAAGAGATCGGAGGTCGTCGAAGCCCTCGAGAAGTTCATCGTGGAGAAGATCAATCAGCTCGGCGCAGGTCTGGTGATTCCTGCATCGACCTTCGCGCACGTGCTCATCACAACGAGCGACGCGGTCGTGCTGGGGACCCAACTCGACGACGTCGACCTCTACCGACCGATGCTCGAAATGTACGTGTCGGTAATCAAAATGCCCTGA
- a CDS encoding metal-dependent hydrolase family protein, translating into MSAAVVLRADRWVDIDVGIVRSPAVVVVVGDRITAMNPSDLPAVATEIDLGDVTLCPGLMDMKVNFFIGGPGQTNLPAPMCGVQEDPVYRAYRAAANARTTLLAGFTTVRNVGLIGKTGGSLVDVALARAIEEGWAEGPRLIPAGHAITPGAGDVALGTLEPIAPRTMPISLKEGVASGVSDVRESVRYQICNGAKVIKVVASDGAMTDRASFGAPHYCDDELDAIVDEARRAGITVAAHAIGDKAVEACILSGVDCIEYGYLAAEKTIEMMVDCGVFLVSATCLMKALDGDRTGAGRQQTAADVFPAAKAMLTEAIEAGVKIACGTDAPAIPHGENAQELVALVSRGMSPMQALRAATLTSAELIGANTELGRLAPGYLADIIAVPGNPRVDVTTMQDVCFVMKDGRIHKMPSVAATNFDSDADWYTDTAPRPLRLLPHAK; encoded by the coding sequence ATGAGCGCCGCGGTGGTCCTACGTGCCGACCGTTGGGTTGATATCGACGTGGGCATAGTCCGGTCACCCGCGGTCGTCGTGGTAGTAGGCGATCGCATCACGGCAATGAACCCGAGCGACCTACCCGCCGTAGCTACTGAGATCGACCTCGGTGATGTCACCCTGTGTCCTGGTTTGATGGACATGAAGGTTAACTTCTTCATCGGAGGGCCGGGGCAGACGAATCTGCCCGCGCCGATGTGCGGCGTCCAAGAAGATCCGGTGTATCGCGCGTACCGAGCCGCGGCCAACGCGCGCACGACATTGCTGGCAGGCTTTACCACGGTGCGCAACGTCGGGCTGATCGGCAAGACGGGCGGCTCATTGGTCGATGTTGCACTGGCACGGGCGATCGAAGAAGGCTGGGCGGAGGGCCCGCGCCTCATCCCTGCCGGGCATGCGATCACGCCGGGCGCTGGTGATGTTGCGCTTGGGACACTTGAGCCTATCGCCCCCAGAACCATGCCGATCAGTCTGAAGGAAGGCGTTGCCAGCGGTGTAAGCGACGTCCGCGAATCGGTCCGTTACCAGATCTGCAATGGCGCCAAAGTGATCAAAGTCGTGGCGTCCGATGGTGCGATGACGGACAGAGCCAGTTTCGGGGCCCCGCACTATTGCGACGACGAGCTGGATGCAATCGTCGATGAGGCCAGGCGCGCTGGCATAACGGTCGCCGCGCACGCCATCGGGGACAAAGCGGTCGAGGCGTGCATCCTCTCCGGTGTCGATTGCATCGAGTATGGCTACCTCGCAGCGGAAAAGACCATTGAGATGATGGTGGATTGCGGCGTATTCCTGGTGTCGGCAACCTGTCTCATGAAGGCGTTGGACGGGGACCGGACGGGCGCTGGCCGGCAGCAAACGGCAGCCGATGTCTTTCCTGCCGCCAAGGCGATGCTTACCGAGGCAATCGAGGCCGGAGTCAAGATCGCCTGCGGCACCGATGCCCCGGCGATCCCGCACGGTGAGAACGCCCAAGAACTCGTCGCCCTCGTATCCCGCGGCATGTCCCCGATGCAGGCCCTACGTGCGGCGACACTGACCAGCGCTGAACTTATTGGTGCGAACACCGAACTCGGTCGTCTCGCACCCGGATACCTCGCCGACATCATCGCCGTCCCCGGCAACCCGCGCGTAGACGTCACCACGATGCAGGATGTCTGCTTCGTGATGAAAGACGGGCGCATCCACAAAATGCCGAGCGTGGCCGCGACCAATTTCGATAGTGATGCCGACTGGTACACGGATACCGCGCCAAGACCCCTACGGCTGTTACCGCATGCGAAGTGA
- a CDS encoding TauD/TfdA dioxygenase family protein has translation MSPLTITKLSESVGAEVTGLDPSCLASDDPVGDAILEALEDNGVLVFRQWRLDPQAQVAFCRRLGEIDHSSDGHHPVAGIYPITLDTSKNSSAAYLKATFDWHIDGCTPNGNECPQKATVLSAVQVTKTGGETEFANSYAAYEALTAEEKARFDSLRVVHSVEASQRRITPDPTPEQLARWRSRRTHEHPLVWTHRSGRKSLVLGASADYVVGMNLEEGRTLLAELLERATVPERVYSHSWSVGDTVIWDNRGVLHRAAPYDPSSSREMLRTTVLGDEPIQ, from the coding sequence ATGAGCCCGCTCACCATCACCAAGCTCAGCGAATCCGTCGGCGCCGAAGTCACCGGCCTGGACCCGTCCTGCTTGGCCTCCGACGACCCGGTCGGTGACGCCATCTTGGAAGCCTTGGAGGACAACGGAGTCCTCGTCTTTCGTCAATGGCGGCTCGACCCTCAGGCGCAGGTCGCGTTCTGCCGTCGGCTCGGCGAGATCGATCACTCCTCCGACGGTCACCACCCGGTCGCCGGCATCTACCCGATTACCTTGGATACCTCGAAGAATTCCTCGGCGGCGTATTTGAAAGCAACGTTTGACTGGCATATCGATGGCTGCACCCCCAACGGCAACGAGTGCCCACAAAAAGCCACTGTCCTGTCGGCCGTGCAGGTCACCAAAACCGGCGGCGAAACCGAATTCGCCAACTCCTATGCCGCCTACGAAGCGCTGACCGCCGAGGAAAAAGCCCGCTTCGACTCGCTGCGCGTCGTGCACTCAGTGGAGGCGTCTCAGCGGCGTATCACCCCCGACCCCACCCCAGAACAGTTGGCGCGGTGGCGATCTCGGCGCACCCACGAACATCCCCTGGTGTGGACACATCGCAGTGGCCGTAAGTCGCTGGTGCTGGGCGCCTCGGCTGACTATGTGGTCGGCATGAACCTCGAGGAGGGCCGCACCCTGTTAGCTGAGCTCCTCGAACGTGCCACCGTGCCTGAGCGGGTATATAGCCATTCCTGGTCGGTTGGCGACACGGTGATTTGGGATAACCGCGGCGTTCTGCACCGAGCGGCTCCGTACGATCCCAGCTCGTCGCGGGAAATGTTGCGGACCACCGTGCTTGGCGACGAGCCGATCCAGTAG
- a CDS encoding SgcJ/EcaC family oxidoreductase, translating to MSEAATMVVGEWNWFSEEFVSSSEEQVVRRFLELWSTREADAMADLFAEDGVYDNVPEKAPMIGSQAVRKWLHMVFAHITRIDVEIQNIATRGEWVLVERLDDHVAGDRHMRLPVMNATRVVNGKIALFRDYYCRKTCAELGLV from the coding sequence ATGAGCGAGGCGGCGACAATGGTTGTGGGGGAATGGAATTGGTTCTCGGAGGAGTTTGTGAGCAGTAGCGAAGAACAGGTCGTCCGCCGATTTCTCGAGCTTTGGTCTACTCGCGAGGCCGACGCGATGGCGGACCTGTTCGCCGAAGACGGTGTGTACGACAACGTTCCGGAAAAGGCCCCGATGATCGGCAGTCAGGCCGTCCGCAAATGGCTTCACATGGTATTCGCACACATCACGCGAATCGATGTCGAAATCCAGAACATCGCAACCAGAGGCGAATGGGTGTTGGTCGAACGACTCGACGATCACGTTGCCGGTGACCGGCACATGCGTTTGCCCGTCATGAATGCGACGCGGGTAGTGAATGGCAAGATCGCGTTGTTCCGCGATTACTACTGCCGCAAGACTTGCGCCGAACTGGGGCTGGTCTAG
- a CDS encoding mycofactocin-coupled SDR family oxidoreductase gives MADRVEGKVAFITGAGRGQGRAHAVRLAQEGADIIAVDICKQIESVEYPMSSPEDLAETADLVKGFNRNIYTAEVDVRDYDGLKAAVDAGVDQLGRLDIIVANAGIGNGAGPLDKMGESDWADMLDVNLTGVWKTAKAGIPHILAGGRGGSIILTSSVGGLKSYPNTGHYIAAKHGVVGLMRSFAVELGQHNIRVNSVCPTNVNTPMFMNDMSMKLFRPDLENPSRDDVAAVAQWMHTLPLGWVEVEDIANAVLFLASDEARYITGVTLPIDLGSCLK, from the coding sequence ATGGCTGACCGGGTTGAGGGCAAGGTCGCGTTTATCACCGGTGCGGGGCGAGGCCAGGGGCGGGCGCATGCGGTGCGGTTGGCGCAAGAAGGCGCTGACATCATCGCGGTCGATATCTGCAAGCAGATCGAAAGCGTGGAGTATCCGATGTCCTCGCCCGAGGACCTCGCGGAGACCGCGGACCTGGTCAAGGGTTTCAACCGCAACATTTACACCGCCGAGGTCGACGTGCGCGACTATGACGGGCTCAAAGCAGCCGTGGACGCCGGGGTTGACCAGCTGGGCCGACTGGACATCATCGTGGCCAACGCCGGCATCGGTAACGGCGCCGGGCCTTTGGACAAGATGGGCGAAAGCGACTGGGCGGACATGCTGGACGTGAACCTCACCGGGGTGTGGAAGACGGCGAAGGCCGGCATCCCGCATATCCTTGCCGGTGGCCGCGGTGGCTCGATCATCTTGACGAGTTCGGTCGGCGGCCTGAAGTCGTACCCGAACACGGGTCACTACATCGCAGCCAAGCACGGCGTCGTGGGCCTGATGCGGAGCTTCGCGGTCGAGCTGGGCCAGCACAACATTCGAGTGAACTCGGTGTGCCCCACCAACGTGAACACCCCGATGTTCATGAATGACATGTCCATGAAGCTGTTCCGTCCGGATCTGGAAAATCCCAGCCGCGACGACGTTGCCGCTGTCGCCCAGTGGATGCACACGCTGCCGCTCGGCTGGGTGGAGGTCGAGGACATCGCCAATGCGGTGCTGTTCCTGGCTTCTGACGAGGCCCGCTACATCACCGGGGTGACGTTGCCGATCGATTTGGGGAGCTGCTTGAAGTAG
- a CDS encoding amidohydrolase family protein yields MIEHADGQRTPVIDTSAHIFAQSNKDLRSFLREPFTSRGFPDYEMDWYGAPGGEYLKGVGEGGYPGSDPQVVAKHLFDERGVDVAILHPMTRGIMPDRHLGTAIAAAHNEILVTRWLDHSEFGERFRGTIRVNPDDIPGALREIDTYKDHPRVVQIGIPLQSRELFGKPQFWPLWEAAVDARLPVCAHIEVGSGIAAAPTPSGNTRSYEQYVGFMALNYLYHLMNMLAEGVFERMPELKFVWADGAADLLTPFIWRMDCFGRPHLEQTPWAPRMPSDYLPDHIYFVQGGLDGPGDADFAGEWLAFTGKEDMVMFGSSYPHWQINELKVPRSFTAEQRDKLCWRNAAQLYGIDIPADLVAQ; encoded by the coding sequence GTGATCGAGCATGCCGACGGACAACGCACACCAGTCATCGACACCAGTGCCCACATCTTCGCCCAGTCGAACAAGGACCTCCGGAGTTTCCTGCGCGAGCCGTTCACCAGTCGCGGCTTCCCGGATTACGAGATGGATTGGTATGGCGCGCCGGGCGGCGAATACCTCAAAGGCGTCGGCGAAGGGGGTTACCCCGGCTCAGATCCACAGGTCGTCGCGAAGCATCTGTTCGATGAGCGGGGCGTCGACGTGGCGATCTTGCATCCGATGACGCGCGGCATCATGCCAGACAGGCATCTCGGCACTGCGATCGCCGCCGCGCACAACGAAATCCTGGTTACCCGGTGGCTGGACCACAGCGAGTTCGGCGAGCGGTTCCGGGGCACCATCCGTGTGAATCCCGACGACATCCCCGGTGCCCTGCGTGAGATCGACACGTACAAGGACCACCCTCGCGTGGTGCAGATCGGCATTCCGCTGCAGTCCCGAGAACTGTTCGGCAAGCCGCAGTTTTGGCCATTATGGGAGGCGGCAGTAGACGCGCGTCTGCCGGTCTGCGCGCATATCGAGGTCGGCTCCGGTATCGCCGCTGCGCCAACGCCGTCCGGGAATACGCGGAGCTACGAGCAATACGTGGGGTTCATGGCATTGAATTACCTGTATCACCTGATGAACATGTTGGCGGAAGGCGTATTCGAGCGAATGCCCGAGCTGAAGTTCGTCTGGGCCGATGGGGCCGCCGACCTGCTGACCCCGTTCATCTGGCGAATGGACTGCTTCGGCCGGCCCCATCTGGAACAGACTCCGTGGGCGCCGCGGATGCCCAGCGACTACCTGCCCGATCACATCTACTTCGTCCAGGGGGGACTCGACGGCCCCGGGGACGCCGATTTCGCCGGCGAGTGGTTGGCCTTCACCGGCAAGGAAGACATGGTGATGTTCGGTTCCAGCTATCCGCATTGGCAGATCAATGAGCTCAAGGTGCCCCGCTCATTCACAGCCGAACAGCGCGACAAGCTGTGCTGGCGCAATGCCGCGCAGCTTTACGGAATAGACATCCCTGCCGATCTGGTCGCACAGTAG
- a CDS encoding amidohydrolase family protein: MTLTNIEERVPAAERIAVRCVDSDVHPVPRRGELTPYIPEPWRSKYFLNRRIGEQIYYDAPDYAHAYAMRVDAFPGDGEFAGSNPDLAFKQLIMEAGADIAVLEPAAYPARVPDANHAMSCALNDWQANHWLDSHNNWHERWRGSICVAIEAPDAAAVEIERWAGHPYMGQILIKAEPRPSWGDPKYDPIWAAATKHDITVSCHLARSHFEELPMPPVGMPSYNHDFMVTYSLLAANQVMSLIFDGVFDRFPTLRIVLVEHAFTWILPLMWRMDAIYEARKSFVVIKRKPSEYVKDHIKFTTQPLDYPEDKTQLTRALEWMECDKILLFSSDYPHWTFDDPRWLVKHLPRHARENVMFRNGIATYHLPDTVPALEGQVRVF; encoded by the coding sequence ATGACGCTTACGAACATTGAGGAGCGGGTTCCCGCGGCGGAACGCATCGCCGTGCGATGTGTCGATTCCGACGTCCATCCGGTACCAAGGCGCGGCGAGCTCACTCCGTACATCCCGGAGCCATGGCGCAGCAAGTATTTCCTCAACCGCAGGATCGGCGAGCAGATCTACTACGACGCGCCCGACTATGCGCATGCTTACGCCATGCGCGTTGACGCTTTCCCGGGCGACGGCGAATTCGCCGGAAGCAACCCGGATTTGGCGTTCAAACAACTGATCATGGAGGCCGGCGCCGACATTGCGGTCCTGGAGCCGGCCGCATATCCGGCCCGGGTGCCCGACGCGAACCACGCGATGTCGTGCGCGCTCAACGACTGGCAGGCCAATCATTGGCTCGACAGCCACAACAACTGGCACGAACGCTGGCGCGGGTCGATCTGCGTCGCCATCGAAGCACCGGATGCGGCGGCGGTCGAGATCGAGCGCTGGGCCGGACACCCCTATATGGGCCAGATCTTGATCAAGGCCGAGCCGCGTCCGTCCTGGGGCGACCCGAAATATGACCCGATCTGGGCAGCGGCCACCAAGCACGACATCACGGTCAGCTGCCACTTAGCCCGCAGCCACTTCGAGGAGCTGCCCATGCCGCCTGTAGGCATGCCCAGCTACAACCACGATTTCATGGTTACCTACTCACTGCTGGCGGCAAACCAGGTGATGAGCTTGATCTTCGACGGTGTCTTCGACCGTTTCCCAACCTTGCGAATCGTGCTGGTAGAGCACGCATTCACCTGGATTCTGCCGCTGATGTGGCGCATGGACGCAATCTACGAGGCCCGCAAGTCGTTCGTGGTGATCAAGCGCAAGCCTTCCGAATACGTCAAAGATCACATCAAGTTCACAACGCAACCGCTCGACTATCCGGAGGATAAGACGCAGTTGACCCGTGCACTCGAGTGGATGGAGTGCGACAAGATCTTGCTGTTCTCCTCCGACTACCCGCACTGGACTTTCGACGACCCGCGCTGGCTGGTGAAGCATCTGCCTCGGCACGCTCGCGAAAACGTCATGTTCCGCAACGGGATCGCGACCTACCACCTTCCCGACACCGTTCCGGCCCTCGAGGGCCAAGTCCGGGTGTTTTGA
- a CDS encoding Rieske (2Fe-2S) protein produces the protein MPRLAQGREHAVATVDEIPPGTRKLVPIGRHGVGVYNVNGTFYAIANYCPHEGGPLCSGRARGRTTVDESVPGNAVMVRDLEFIYCPWHQWGFELATGTTAVKPEWSIRTYPVRVVGNDIMVTA, from the coding sequence ATGCCCCGGCTAGCCCAAGGGCGCGAGCACGCCGTAGCCACTGTCGACGAAATCCCGCCAGGCACACGCAAATTAGTACCGATCGGGCGACATGGTGTCGGTGTCTACAACGTCAATGGCACGTTCTACGCCATCGCGAACTACTGCCCGCACGAAGGCGGCCCGCTGTGCTCGGGGCGGGCGCGCGGCAGGACCACCGTCGACGAAAGCGTGCCGGGAAACGCGGTGATGGTGCGCGATCTCGAGTTCATCTATTGCCCGTGGCACCAGTGGGGTTTCGAGCTCGCTACCGGCACCACGGCGGTCAAGCCCGAGTGGAGTATCCGCACCTACCCGGTCCGAGTCGTCGGTAACGACATCATGGTGACGGCATGA
- a CDS encoding NADH-ubiquinone oxidoreductase-F iron-sulfur binding region domain-containing protein has translation MQKTTLPTNLSVVRWPGLAPRLLGDSGIDYPTYLHSGGYQRLDDSDALVEMVSRSGLLGRGGAAFPLAVKIRTVRDNGQRAGGAVLVANGEEGEPASIKDRWLLRHRPHLILDGLRLAARMVGADRAYLYASDELAASSIERALSQLDEQSLDGVAVSVFRVQPGYVAGEETAAVRAINGGPAKPTDKPPRPFEQGVDDYPTLVSNVETLGNLPYLLRQGPNDFRAAGTSASPGTFLVTLTGGARPPSLYEVPFGLNLTDLIEKFGVSSDRVRGLLMGGYFCGLLNRCALDATLDHETLRRLGSGIGCGAIAILTKECPVAVGASVLAYFARENADQCGSCFNGTAAMSAVTSALRDGRATQEDLGRLERWSVVLRGRGACGTLDGACNVAASLLSQYPELVKHHLNNDCGACRTVAYEAVRPFEVEALVTS, from the coding sequence ATGCAAAAGACCACCCTACCAACAAATCTCAGCGTCGTCAGGTGGCCGGGCCTTGCGCCCCGCCTGCTTGGCGACTCAGGCATCGATTACCCCACCTACCTGCACTCAGGTGGCTATCAACGCCTCGACGATTCCGACGCGCTCGTCGAGATGGTCAGCCGATCCGGGCTGCTCGGTCGCGGGGGTGCTGCGTTTCCTCTCGCAGTCAAGATCCGCACGGTTCGCGACAACGGGCAGCGAGCCGGCGGCGCGGTCCTTGTTGCCAACGGCGAAGAAGGCGAACCGGCGTCGATCAAGGATCGCTGGCTGCTCCGTCACCGTCCGCATCTGATTCTCGACGGCCTGCGGCTTGCCGCGCGCATGGTAGGCGCCGACCGGGCCTATCTCTACGCGTCGGATGAATTGGCCGCCAGCAGTATCGAGCGCGCCCTCTCGCAGCTCGACGAGCAAAGTCTGGACGGTGTCGCGGTCAGCGTGTTCAGGGTCCAGCCGGGCTATGTCGCCGGCGAGGAGACCGCCGCCGTACGGGCCATCAACGGCGGGCCTGCCAAACCTACGGACAAACCGCCCCGGCCGTTCGAACAGGGGGTTGACGACTACCCGACGCTGGTGAGCAATGTCGAAACGCTGGGCAATCTGCCGTACTTGCTGCGGCAGGGTCCCAACGACTTTCGCGCGGCGGGTACCTCGGCCTCGCCCGGGACATTCTTGGTCACGCTCACCGGCGGGGCACGGCCGCCTTCTCTCTACGAGGTCCCGTTCGGTCTCAATCTCACCGACCTGATCGAGAAGTTCGGAGTGAGTTCCGACCGGGTTCGTGGCTTGTTGATGGGCGGCTACTTCTGCGGATTGCTGAACCGGTGTGCGCTTGATGCGACTCTGGACCATGAAACGTTGCGCCGGCTCGGCAGCGGGATCGGCTGTGGCGCGATTGCCATCCTCACCAAGGAGTGCCCCGTCGCCGTGGGTGCGTCAGTGCTGGCCTACTTCGCTCGGGAGAACGCGGACCAGTGCGGTTCATGTTTCAACGGGACCGCGGCGATGTCGGCGGTCACGTCGGCGTTGAGAGACGGTCGGGCAACGCAAGAGGACCTCGGCCGGCTGGAGCGTTGGTCGGTTGTGCTTCGCGGCCGCGGTGCCTGCGGCACACTTGACGGGGCCTGCAATGTGGCGGCGAGTCTGCTGTCGCAATACCCGGAATTGGTGAAGCACCACCTGAACAACGATTGCGGCGCATGCCGGACAGTCGCGTACGAGGCGGTGCGCCCCTTCGAAGTGGAGGCGTTGGTGACCTCATGA
- a CDS encoding ferredoxin has product MRIRLDRTVCDGFGACATRAPALFSLDDWGYASLIGDGVVADEDHDAVMRAVLDCPVHAILEVGEYRPGDRATPADSDAVYEPELKAEGNETEWGFVR; this is encoded by the coding sequence ATGAGGATTCGTCTCGATCGAACGGTTTGTGACGGCTTTGGGGCCTGCGCAACGCGTGCACCGGCATTGTTCTCACTAGACGACTGGGGCTATGCGTCGCTCATCGGCGACGGTGTGGTGGCCGACGAAGACCACGACGCGGTGATGCGGGCCGTACTGGACTGTCCGGTACACGCAATCCTGGAGGTCGGCGAGTACCGGCCCGGCGACCGAGCGACGCCCGCGGACTCGGACGCCGTCTACGAACCCGAGCTGAAAGCCGAAGGCAACGAGACGGAATGGGGTTTCGTCCGATGA